Proteins from a genomic interval of Watersipora subatra chromosome 10, tzWatSuba1.1, whole genome shotgun sequence:
- the LOC137407097 gene encoding histone-lysine N-methyltransferase SETMAR-like: protein MAAPLEICSHVEQRAVIRFLSSEGVRPSDNYRRLKAQYGDSCLNQNRVFKWASSFKEGRTSIEDEPRSGRPKEAATPSNLEAVDKLVRADRRIKVEEIAESLSISIGTVHSILHEDLGYSKVCCRWVPKILSDATKAKRLEMSRKNLDRVKKEGDSFLNRLVTCDETWVTHYEPESKQQSLRWKHPSSPVTKKFRAQRSVKKVMLTVFWDVRGPITVSFLEQGIPVNSKNYCYLLQQVKKDIKNKRRGMQSRGVILHQDNARPHTATRTTETINQLGWELLDHPPYSPDLAPSDYHLFGALKSYTEGIHMETHDEVKATVSEWF, encoded by the coding sequence ATGGCTGCCCCTCTTGAAATTTGCTCACATGTTGAACAGAGAGCTGTAATAAGATTTTTGTCAAGTGAAGGAGTCAGACCAAGTGACAATTATAGGAGATTGAAAGCTCAATATGGTGACAGTTGTTTAAACCAAAACAGAGTTTTCAAATGGGCTAGCAGTTTTAAGGAAGGAAGGACCTCTATTGAGGATGAACCAAGGTCAGGCAGGCCAAAAGAGGCAGCTACACCATCCAATTTGGAGGCTGTGGACAAGCTTGTCAGAGCAGACAGGAGGATAAAGGTAGAGGAAATTGCTGAATCATTGAGCATCTCCATTGGAACAGTGCATTCCATTCTTCATGAAGATCTTGGGTACTCAAAGGTGTGCTGCAGGTGGGTACCCAAAATTCTCAGTGATGCCACCAAAGCTAAGCGATTGGAAATGTCTAGGAAGAATCTGGACAGGGTTAAAAAAGAAGGTGATTCCTTTTTAAACAGACTTGTGACTTGTGATGAGACTTGGGTGACACACTATGAGCCAGAGTCAAAGCAGCAGTCATTGAGGTGGAAACACCCATCATCTCCTGTCACAAAGAAGTTCAGAGCACAGAGAAGTGTCAAGAAAGTGATGTTGACAGTGTTTTGGGATGTGAGAGGCCCCATTACAGTAAGCTTTCTTGAGCAGGGAATCCCAGTAAACAGTAAAAATTACTGCTACCTGCTACAGCAAGTCAAGAAGGACATTAAGAACAAGAGAAGAGGCATGCAATCTCGTGGTGTCATTCTCCACCAAGACAATGCAAGGCCCCACACTGCCACTCGAACCACTGAGACCATAAACCAACTAGGTTGGGAACTGTTGGACCACCCACCTTACAGCCCTGATCTTGCACCTTCTGACTATCATCTCTTTGGTGCTCTAAAGTCCTATACCGAAGGGATTCATATGGAGACTCACGACGAGGTCAAAGCTACTGTGAGCGAATGGTTTTGA